GTAGAACCCCATCGGTTGCGCATTGAGCAACGCCGCGCAAAACGCGTCGGGGTGGTGGCATTTCAGATAGCTCGACGCATACGCCACCAGCGCGAACGAGGCAGCATGGCTTTCCGGAAAGCCGTAGGAGCCGAAGCCTTCCAGTTGCGCGAAAGTCCGTTCGGCGAAGTCGCGCGCGTAGCCTTGATCGACCATGCCTTCGATCAGCTTGGTCTTGAAATGACTGACCCCGCCGGTGAATTTGAAGGTGGCCATGGAGCGGCGCAACTGATCGGCTTCTCCCGGCGTGAAGCCCGCGCAATGGATCGCCACCTGCATGGCTTGTTCCTGAAACAGCGGCACGCCGAGCGTCTTCCCCAGGATCGCCTGAAGCTGCAGCGAGGGACAGTCGGGCTTCTCGAGGCCTTCGCGACGCCGCAAATAGGGATGCACCATGTCGCCTTGGATGGGGCCGGGACGCACGATCGCCACTTGCACCACCAGATCGTAGAAGGTGGTGGGCTTGAGGCGCGGGAGCATCGACATTTGCGCGCGGCTTTCGATCTGGAAGGTGCCGAGCGTGTCGGCCTTGCGGATCATGGCATAGGTCGCGGGATCCTCGGCTGGGATGGTGGCGATATCGAGCCGCCGGTGATGATGGCTTTCCAGAAATTCGAAGCAGCGCCGCAGGCAGCCGAGCATGCCCAGGCCCAGCACGTCGACCTTCATGAATTTGAGCGCGTCGATATCGTCTTTATCCCAGACGATGATCTGACGATCTTCCATGGCGGCGATTTGCACCGGCACCAACGCGTCGAGCCGGTCGCGTGTGAGCACGAAGCCGCCGGGATGGGTGCCGAGTTGACGCGGAAAGGTCAGGAGCCGTGTGGCGAAGGCCAGCGTCAGAGACAGCCGGCGCTCGGAAAGGTCGAGATGCAATTCCGCCGCGCGGGCACGCAGCACATCCGGATCGCCGAGCGCCGAGGCGAGATGCTTCGACAGCAAGCCGAGCAGATCGTCGGACAGGCCCATGACCTTGCCGACCTCGCGCAACGCGCCTTTGGGCTGATAGCGCATGACCGTGGCGCACAGCGCCGCATGCTGACGGCCGTAGTGCTGGTAAATCCACTGAATGACTTCCTCGCGCCGGTCGCTTTCGAAATCGACGTCGATATCGGGGGGCTCGCGCCGTTCGGCGGAGACGAACCGCTCGAATAATAGGCCGGAGCGCACCGGATCGATCGCCGTGACGCCCAGCACGTAGCACACGGCCGAGTTGGCGGCCGAGCCGCGCCCTTGGCACACGATGCCGAGCGCGCGCGCCTGACGCACGATCGTGTTCACCGTGAGGAAGTAAGGCGCATAATCGAGGCCGGCGATGAGATCGAGTTCGTGTTTGAGCTGCTTGAGCACGTCTTTCGGCACACCGGTCGGATAGCGCCGGGGGAGGGCTTCTCGCACCAGGCGGGCGAGAGTGGCCTGCGGCGTCTCGCCCACGACGTCGCTTTCTTCCGGATATTGATAGCGCAGATCCGCAACCGAGAACCGGCAGGCGGCGGCAATCTCGAGCGAGCGCCCCAGGGCGTCTTCGAAACCGGCATAGAGTCGTGCCATGTCCGCAGGGGACTTGAGATGGCGGTCCCGCGCATATTCCCGGTCCTCGCCGAGCGTTTCCATCGTGCGGCCGCAGCGAATGGCGGTGACGATGTCCTGAAGGACGGTGCGCTCCGGCATATGATACAGCACGTCGCCCACCACCACGGTGGGCATGTCATGGCGATCGGCAAGCGCCTGCAGGCGCTCCAGCCGACGCACATCGCCCGGCCGAAAGTGACGCGTCAGGCCGAGATAACCACGCACCATTGCCGGTTCACCGGGGGCCAGAACGCGTTTCAAAGCAATCAGGCGCTCGTTGACCCGATCGTCATGGGGTTGCGGATGAAGAATGAGGATCAGGCCCGCGCCCTCACGCGCGAGATCGTCCCAGGTCAGTTGGAAGGTTTGGCGGTCGCCGCGCTTATTGCCCAACGTCAGCAGACGACAAAGTCGGCCCCAGGCTGCGCGGTCGGTCGGATAGGCCAGCACGATGGAACCGTCCGTCAGAGACAAGCGACACCCGGCGATCAGGCGCACGCCCGTGGCCTCAGCCGCGACATGGGCGCGCACGATGCCGGCCACGGTGTCGAAGTCGGCAATACCCAGCGCATCATAACCATGGAATTTCGCCATTGCGAACAGTTCCTCGGGATGGCTCGCCCCGCGCAGGAAAGAGAAATTGCTGACGGCTTGCAGTTCGAGATAGGGTGGCGTGTTCACGGGCCGTTCTCGCGTGCATCCGCATGAGGATGGCGATGCTGGCTGGTATCGGGCAGCGGGGCGGACGGCAAACGCATGAGGCGGAAGCCGCAACGCTGCAAATGTGCCACCAGGCGTTCCGCGACCAGGCGCGCCATCAACTCATCGGCGTCATGAACGCGTCGCCGCCCGTTGAACCGCAGCGCGTGCATCAGCGCGTCGGCGATTTCTTCCGCGTGGGCGGGTGTGAGATCGTCGTCCATCCTCAGAACAGCCCATGCAGGAACCAGGCCCGGTCGCCGGACCAGTCATGCACACCGTCCCCGCGCCGGAACAGCCAGAACCGTTCGCCCAGCTCGTCCTCGGCCACCCAATAGTCGCGGACCGCGCCCAGCTTGCCGTCCTCGCCCCACCAATCGCCATGCAGCCGCTCGGGTCCGTCGGCGGCGCGGATCCGGCGTGGCCGGCCCTGCCAGACGAACTGCATCGGCGCGCCATCCGGCAGCAGGCTGGTGACGGAAACCGGGGTGGGCGGAGAAAACAGGCGCACGGGGCGCGGCGGTCTCTCGTGAGCAAGAAAAATACCTGCTTCTTCTCCGCGAGCCCCGGTCGGACGTTCCTCGACGCGCCGGATACGCTGGGCGTGTTCCGGCCAATGCGCGGCTCTTGGCTCAAGCCAGACCACCTTGTCGGGGCCAACCCGATTGCGCAGCCGATCGACCAGACAAGCCAGATCGGCGTCTTGAGACGAAGAACCGGTGGTGGTCAAAAGACTGGCGACTTGTCGCCCTGCGTTCAGGCGTTCGGCGCAGGTGACGAACAAGCGCATCGCCTCGATGCCGAAACCCGGCTCGATCGTCTCGATGCGCTCGTGCAGTAGGCGCGCGAGATGCCCGACATCGTTCACCGGGGCAGCCAGGCCGACGCGCACGATCTGCACCGTGTCATCGACGCGGTGGCAGTGTAGATCCACCCAACGCGCACCGAGCCCGCGTTGGCTCAGGGCGACGCAGATTTCGGGGGTCAGCGTGTCGATGACGGTGCCGATCGCCTCAGCGGTGCCGATCGGCTCGACGAAGCCGCGCCGCGCCTGAATGACGTCGCGGGGCTGAAGCGGTTGAAGCGGTTCGCGCACATGGCCCAGAGCTTGATCGAGGCGTGTCATGACCTCCGTGCCGAAACGCCGCACCAAAGGCGCACGCGGGCCTCGAGCAGGGCGCCGATCGTGCGCAGCCCGAGACGACGCAGGTCGGCCACCCTTGTGGCCTCGATCCGCAGGGCAGTGATCGGCAGGAGCCAAAGGGCGTTGCGCTGACCGCCCGGCGGCACGATCGAGACCGCGTCGCGGCCGAACCGCGCCACGGCCTGTGCCGCGCCGGGCGTGTCGGCAAGGGCAAGACGCACCGCATATCCCCGCTCAGCGATCTGTCCGCGCAGCGCCTCCAGCATCGGCGCCTCACCACCCTGCAGGTGATCGCATCCTGTGGTGTCGATCCAGAGGCCGTCCAGCCGGTCGGGGGCCACGATCGGCGAGAAGCCAAAACACCAATCGGCAAAACGCAAAAGTGCTTCGTCATCGCGGTCCGGCGTGGCGGGAGCCACCTGCAGGTCCGGCGCGAGACTTTGCGCGTGCGCGAGCGTCATGCCCGCGCGGATGCCCCGCCCTTGCGCTGTCGCATCGGTCGCCAGAACAACTGGCTTGCGACCGTCATGCGCCTGCAGAACCAGACCGGAGGAGATGCAGATGTCGGGGTGTCGGCGACGCCACAGATCGGTCCTCCAGAGGGGAAGCCAGACGGAGAGGAAGCGTCGCGTCGTCATCGGAAATCTCGAGTGTCCAGGAGGCCACCGGTCCGCCGCGCTGACGCAGGAGGTCGACCTGCCAGCGCGCCGGGCCGGGGAGGGGCGTACGGCAGGAAGGGCTAAACGGCAACACACAAGGGGCTGCACCGACCCGCCAGCGGGTTTGGCAGGCGGAAGCGGGAAGAGGGGGTGGTTTGCCGCGCCGCCCGTCGGCCTTGGCTTGATGGATCAGGAAACCGGTGGCGCCGCTCTTCTCGGCGGCGAGTTGAAGACGTCGGGTTGCGGTGAGCGTCATCGGCGCGGTGATATCCGCGACCATGGCGAAAATACCGCGCTCGCGCAGAATGTCTTCGGCGAGCGCCGCCACTTGCTCCGGTGTGGTTTCCACCAAAATCAAGCGGCCGGGCGAAAGACCGAGTTGACGCAGGCCCGCAAGACAAAGATCGGTGCCAGCCCCGCGCACCCAGACGATGGGACCCGTCGCACGGGCGAGGATGGAGGCGACGAAGCGGGTCGGTCGGACGCCGGTCGCGTGATCGGCGCCGGTGCCCACGATTTCATGCACCGATCCACGACGTAATCCGCCGCCCAGATGGGCATCGATCGCGGGCGTGCCGGTTGGCAACACGCCAGAGACTGGCGAAGCGATCGGCGGGCGCTCGAGGCGCGCCACTTGCGCGCGCAGCAGCGTCAGGGTGTCGTGGGTTTCTTGCGCCATGTGTCATGCCTCCACACGTCAGCATGCACAGAACAAAACACGAACACAAGGAAAAATTTTGCAGAAACTACCGTGGAGGTCGCGTTCCCTCTGGAAAGACGAGCGCCGTACGAGCGGAAAAAACGTGATCGCCGACGATTTTATACTTGTCATCGAAGTGAAGTTAACCGGCAATTGGCGACGCGTCGCGGAAGCCGCTTGGCAGCTCTTCCAGGCGAGAACTCTTTTGGCTCAGAATCACCGAACCATCACGACGCTGGGTGTTTTCGGTCGATCATGCCAGGACCCCATTCTCATGGAGATGCTCCGCCGCCTTTCGATCGAGTCCATCTGGTCACCTTGGTCTCGAATGAGGCATCAAACTGGATTTTCGACCGAGATGACGCCCATCCCGGCCGGTTGATAAAGGCGTTGGCATACCGGATGAAGCTGTCGAGACGATAATGCCGTGTCGTGAGCGCGCGTCAGCGACATGCCACGC
This window of the Kozakia baliensis genome carries:
- a CDS encoding ImuA family protein — its product is MAQETHDTLTLLRAQVARLERPPIASPVSGVLPTGTPAIDAHLGGGLRRGSVHEIVGTGADHATGVRPTRFVASILARATGPIVWVRGAGTDLCLAGLRQLGLSPGRLILVETTPEQVAALAEDILRERGIFAMVADITAPMTLTATRRLQLAAEKSGATGFLIHQAKADGRRGKPPPLPASACQTRWRVGAAPCVLPFSPSCRTPLPGPARWQVDLLRQRGGPVASWTLEISDDDATLPLRLASPLEDRSVASPTPRHLHLLRSGSAGA
- a CDS encoding Y-family DNA polymerase, with the protein product MTTRRFLSVWLPLWRTDLWRRRHPDICISSGLVLQAHDGRKPVVLATDATAQGRGIRAGMTLAHAQSLAPDLQVAPATPDRDDEALLRFADWCFGFSPIVAPDRLDGLWIDTTGCDHLQGGEAPMLEALRGQIAERGYAVRLALADTPGAAQAVARFGRDAVSIVPPGGQRNALWLLPITALRIEATRVADLRRLGLRTIGALLEARVRLWCGVSARRS
- a CDS encoding error-prone DNA polymerase; protein product: MNTPPYLELQAVSNFSFLRGASHPEELFAMAKFHGYDALGIADFDTVAGIVRAHVAAEATGVRLIAGCRLSLTDGSIVLAYPTDRAAWGRLCRLLTLGNKRGDRQTFQLTWDDLAREGAGLILILHPQPHDDRVNERLIALKRVLAPGEPAMVRGYLGLTRHFRPGDVRRLERLQALADRHDMPTVVVGDVLYHMPERTVLQDIVTAIRCGRTMETLGEDREYARDRHLKSPADMARLYAGFEDALGRSLEIAAACRFSVADLRYQYPEESDVVGETPQATLARLVREALPRRYPTGVPKDVLKQLKHELDLIAGLDYAPYFLTVNTIVRQARALGIVCQGRGSAANSAVCYVLGVTAIDPVRSGLLFERFVSAERREPPDIDVDFESDRREEVIQWIYQHYGRQHAALCATVMRYQPKGALREVGKVMGLSDDLLGLLSKHLASALGDPDVLRARAAELHLDLSERRLSLTLAFATRLLTFPRQLGTHPGGFVLTRDRLDALVPVQIAAMEDRQIIVWDKDDIDALKFMKVDVLGLGMLGCLRRCFEFLESHHHRRLDIATIPAEDPATYAMIRKADTLGTFQIESRAQMSMLPRLKPTTFYDLVVQVAIVRPGPIQGDMVHPYLRRREGLEKPDCPSLQLQAILGKTLGVPLFQEQAMQVAIHCAGFTPGEADQLRRSMATFKFTGGVSHFKTKLIEGMVDQGYARDFAERTFAQLEGFGSYGFPESHAASFALVAYASSYLKCHHPDAFCAALLNAQPMGFYAPAQIVRDAREHGVDVRAIDINRSRWDCTLEGRAGSAQFTVRLGMRLVKGLSNEQAARIVANRMPLYDSIEDVWRRADVPVSALERLAEADAFRSLDLDRRAALWAIKGLAPSVLPLFAAAERFANRIESEFNEPSFPLAPMSEGADVVEDYGTTGLTLRRHPVSFLRGDLQRRGMILCADLARTRDGRRVRLGGLVLMRQRPGTAKGVMFMTIEDETGVANLIFWKDRIEAQRPIVIGAGMIGVTGILQREGEVLHVIANEVEDLTPLLARVGQASTARQERAAGNERTIAVKARDFR
- a CDS encoding DNA polymerase Y subunit UmuC family protein, whose amino-acid sequence is MTRLDQALGHVREPLQPLQPRDVIQARRGFVEPIGTAEAIGTVIDTLTPEICVALSQRGLGARWVDLHCHRVDDTVQIVRVGLAAPVNDVGHLARLLHERIETIEPGFGIEAMRLFVTCAERLNAGRQVASLLTTTGSSSQDADLACLVDRLRNRVGPDKVVWLEPRAAHWPEHAQRIRRVEERPTGARGEEAGIFLAHERPPRPVRLFSPPTPVSVTSLLPDGAPMQFVWQGRPRRIRAADGPERLHGDWWGEDGKLGAVRDYWVAEDELGERFWLFRRGDGVHDWSGDRAWFLHGLF